The following is a genomic window from Streptomyces lincolnensis.
TATGGCTGCTCAGCTTCCTGGTGGTCACCGTGAACGTGGCGGTCGCCGTCCTGGCCGCGGTCCGCGCGTCGCGGGTGCCGGCCGTGGCCGCCCTGGCCGCGACCGCCGTGGCGGCTTCGGCGGCCTGGGTGTGGTCGCCGCGCCCCGACACCGGGAGGCAGGCCAGGATCGCGGTCGTCCAGCCCGGTGTCGTCAAGGGCGGCGACCAGCGCTTCGTACGCGAGGAACAGCTCACCCGCGAGCTGGCCGGCCGGGACGTGGACCTGATCGTCTGGGGCGAGAGCAGCGTCGGCTTCGATCTCGGCGACCGGCCCGACCTGGCCCGTCGGATCGCGGCGCTCTCCCGCGAGACCGGCGCCGACATTCTGGTCAACGTGGACGCCCGGCGCTCCGACAGGCCCGGCATCTACAAGAGCTCGGTCCTCGTCGGACCCGGGGGCCCGACCGGTGACCGCTACGACAAGATGCGGCTGGTCCCCTTCGGCGAGTACATCCCGGCCCGCTCGCTGCTCGGCTGGGCGACCTCGGTCGGCAAGGCGGCGGGCGAGGACCGCAGGAAGGGCTCCGGGCAGGTGGTGATGGACGTCGGGCACGGGCTGCGGATCGGCCCGATGGTGTGCTTCGAGACCGCCTTCCCCGACATGACCCGCCATCTCACCGAGGACGGCGCGGACATCCTGGTCGGCCAGTCCGCCACGTCGACGTTCCAGCAGAGCTGGGCCCCCGGGCAGCACGCCACGCTCGCCGCCCTGCGGGCCGCCGAGACGGGCCGCCCGATGGTCCACGCGACGCTGACGGGCGTCTCCGCCGTCTACGACGCGAGCGGCCGGCGCATCGGCCCGTGGCTCGGTACGGACGCGAGCACCACCCGGGTGTACGAGGTTCCGCTGGCGGGCGGCGTCACGCCGTACGTCCGTTACGGCGACTGGGTGCTGCACGGGGTGCTGCTGGTCCTCGCCGGGTGGGCCGTGGCCGAGGGCGCGCGCCTCCTCCGGCTCAGGCGGCCCGCTCCCGCACCGCCCGTACCACCCGTTCGCACAGTTCGTGAGTCGCCAGCGCGTCCCGGGCGCTGAGCACCTTGCCGGCGCGCACCGCGTCGAGGAAGGCGAGCACCGCCTGCTCGATGCCGCGCTGGCGGGCCACCGGAACCCAGTCGCCGCGCCGCCGCACGGTCGGCTGGCCCTTGTGGTCGATCACCTCGGCGAGGTTGACCACCTGGCGCTTGGTGTCCTGTCCCGACACCTCCAGGACCTCCTCGGCGGAGCCGCTGAGCCGGTTCATCACGCCCAGCGCGGTGAAGCCGTCCCCGGCCAGCTGGAGCACGACGTGGTGCAGCAGCCCGTTCTCCGTGCGGGCGCGGACGGTCACGTCGTCGATCGGTCCGGGCACCAGGAACCGCAGGGTGTCGACGACATGGATGAAGTCGTCGAGGATCATCGAGCGCGGCTCCTCCGGCAGCCCGATCCGGTTCTTCTGCATCAGGATCAGCTCGCGCGGGTGGTCGGCGCACTGCGCGTACCCGGGGGCGTAGCGCCGGTTGAAACCGACGACGAGCGAGATGTCGCGTGCCTCCGCGAGCTCCACCAGCCGCTCGGAGTCGGCCAGTTCGTACGCCAGGGGCTTGTCGACGTACGTCGGTACCCCCGCCTCCAGCAGCCGCGTCACGATCTCCGGGTGCACGGCGGTCGGCGCGTGGACGAAGGCCGCGTCGAGTCCGACGGCGAGGAGCGCGTCCAGGTCGGCGTGGCGCTGCCCCGCGGGCAGATGCAGGCTGTCGGCGACCCGGGCGAGCGTCGCGGGAGTGCGGGTCTGAAGGTGCAGCTCGACGTCGGGACGGCTGCCGAGTACCGGCAGATACGCCTTCTGAGCGATGTCACCGAGTCCGATGCAGCCGACCTTCACAAGGCTCTCCTCCAGCGGTTGCCTGCCGGGTTCTGCCGGCGTTCTGCCGACGCTCTGCCAGCGTTCTGCCGGAAGCATACGACCGCCGCGTAAGCCACCGGCCGGTGAGCCGTCCCCGGAGCCGGAAATCGCTGGTGACCAGGGGTGAGTTGGGCCAGGATGCGGGGATGACCACTGAACGCAGCGAACCCGCCACCACCGCCGACGAACGCACCATGCTGGAGGGCTGGCTGGACTACCACCGCCAGACCCTGGCCTGGAAGTGCGAGGGACTGACCGACGCCCAGCTCAGGACCGCCGCCGTGGAGCCGTCCGAGCTGTCCCTGATGGGGCTGGTGCGGCACATGGCGGAGGTCGAGCGAGGCTGGTTCCGCAAGGTGCTGGTCGACGACGATCCCGGGCCGATCTACTACAGCGACGCCGACCCGGACGGCGAGTTCCACCTCACCGAGGCCGACACCTGGAAGGAGGCGTACGCCACCTGGCAGGCCGAGATCGACACCGCCCGGAAGAACGCCGCCCGCTTCGGCCTGGACGACATCTCCGTGGGCAGGAGCAAGCGCACCGGTGACCGGTTCAACCTGCGCTGGATCTACACCCACATGATCGAGGAGTACGCGCGGCACAACGGCCACGCCGACCTGATCCGCGAGCGCGTCGACGGTGCCATAGGGGACTGACGTCACCTCCGCGGGGCGCGCGCCCTCCGTACGGGGTCGGAGATCACCCGTGTGGGGCAACCTCCGCTTGTCCACTGCCCCAAAGGCGGCTCGACCCACCAGAGTTGCGCGGGTGCATCGAACGACGACCACCGCAACGCTCCTGGTCACCGTGGCTGTCTCGGCCCTCGCCGGCTGTGTGACGATCCAGCGCCCGCCCGCGTCCGGTCCGCCGGCGGCGCCGTCCCAGCCGTCGGCGCCCCGACCGGACGGGCCGTCGGAGCCGCAGATCGTGCAGGCACCGGCCCGCGAGGCCCTGGAAATGATCGGCCCGTCCCGCCGCCCCACCCCGACCGCGTCCACGACCGCGACGCAGGGCGCCGCCCCCTCGCTCCGCGCGCGCCCGCAGCAGCCGCCGCGCTCGCACCCGTCCCACCCCGAACGTCCGCGACCGCGCGGCCCCGAGGCCCGCCACCCCGGGCGACCGCACGTCGAGATCCCCGACGTGGCCCGGACGATTCCCCGGAACCAGCAGGACGTCTGTGCCCTCGGCAAGCAGTACGGCAAGTGGCGGGCGGACAGCCCCGAGGCCATGATCTGCGAGCAGACCTACGTGCGTTGAGGATCTGCGGGCGTTGAGGTCCCGGGGGGGGCTGGTCCTAAGGTCCGCCCTCCCCGCGGCCCCTCCCCCGTCGGAGCCCGTCCGAGCCGCCCCGTCGGGTCCTACGCCCGGCCGCCGGCCCCGTCTCCCTCGCCGAGCCGTAGCTCCAGACGGCTGATCGCCCCCCGTACCCCGTCGCCGTAACCGTCGTCGCCCAGAGCGTCGGACGCTCCCCGCGCCCGGCGCAGATGGGTGCGGGCGGCTTCCGTGCGGCCGAGTTTCACGTAGTCGGCGGCCAGGTTCAGATGGAGCGAGGGGTACAGCGCGCGCACCGCGAGCGCTCCCTCGTAGGCCTGGAGCCGGTCGTTGGTCAGCTCCTCGGCGGCCGTCAGGGCCCTGAGGTCCCAGGCGAGTTCGTCGAACGGGTCGTCCTGGGTGTCGGCCATGTAGTGGGCGAGCGTGCAGCGGTGCAGCGGGTCGCCGTCCTCGCCGATCTCCGTCCAGAGATCGAGGAACCGCTGCCGGGCCTCCTCGCGGTCGCCCGCGTGATGCAGCATCACGGCCTGTCCGATCCGTGTCAGGAGCCCGTCCACGGCCGCCTGCCCCTGTCGCTCCGCCACCGCGTCCTCCGCACACTCATGGGCTGTTCGTCCCGACGCTAGCCGCAGCCACTGACAATCCCGGTCAGGCGGCACCGGGCCGGCCGGACGGGAACCGGCCCGGCCACGAGGTCAGCCCAGGTTCGGGATGCGCCAGTCGATCGGCTCGTGGCCCTGCTGGGCGATCGCCTCGTCGATCTGCGTGAACGGGCGGGAGCCGAAGAACTTCTTCGCCGACAGCGGGGAGGGGTGCGCGCCCTTGACCACGATGTGCCGGCTCTCGTCGATCAGCGGGAGCTTCTTCTGCGCGTAGTTGCCCCAGAGCACGAAGACGGCCGGGTCGGGCCGCTCGGCCACCGCCCGGATCACCGCGTCGGTGAACTTCTCCCAGCCGCGGCCCTTGTGCGAGTTGGCCTCGCCGCCGCGGACCGTGAGCACCGCGTTGAGCAGCAGGACGCCCTGCCGGGCCCACGGCATGAGGTAGCCGTTGTCGGGGATCTCGTGTCCGAGCTCCTCCTTCATCTCCTTGTAGATGTTGCGGAGCGAGGGCGGGGTCTTCACGCCGGGGCGGACCGAGAAGCACAGACCGTGGCCCTGGCCCTCGCCGTGGTACGGGTCCTGACCCAGGACGAGGACCTTCACGCCCTCGTACGGCGTCGCGTCGAGGGCGGCGAAGACCTCCTCGCGCGGAGGGTAGACGGGGCCCTTCGCCCGCTCCTCCTCGACGAAGTCCGTCAGCTCCTTGAAGTAGGGCTTCTGAAGTTCGTCGCCCAGAACCCCGCGCCAGGACTCGGGCAGCATGGCGATGTCGGTCACGTCAACTTCCTTACGGTGTGCGGTCACTGGGTGGGGCCACCACGTCGTGCGGTCGCTTCCAGGTCTCTGAACCTACAGGCGACCACTGACAGCCGCCCCCACGGACCGCACAACCGGGCTGCTACCAGGCGGTCTTCCAGGACAGCTCCCACATGACCATCATCGTCGCCGGGTCGATGACCTTCTCCAGGCCGGCGATCTCCTCGTTCGCGGCCACGTAC
Proteins encoded in this region:
- a CDS encoding uracil-DNA glycosylase, whose amino-acid sequence is MTDIAMLPESWRGVLGDELQKPYFKELTDFVEEERAKGPVYPPREEVFAALDATPYEGVKVLVLGQDPYHGEGQGHGLCFSVRPGVKTPPSLRNIYKEMKEELGHEIPDNGYLMPWARQGVLLLNAVLTVRGGEANSHKGRGWEKFTDAVIRAVAERPDPAVFVLWGNYAQKKLPLIDESRHIVVKGAHPSPLSAKKFFGSRPFTQIDEAIAQQGHEPIDWRIPNLG
- a CDS encoding DinB family protein — encoded protein: MTTERSEPATTADERTMLEGWLDYHRQTLAWKCEGLTDAQLRTAAVEPSELSLMGLVRHMAEVERGWFRKVLVDDDPGPIYYSDADPDGEFHLTEADTWKEAYATWQAEIDTARKNAARFGLDDISVGRSKRTGDRFNLRWIYTHMIEEYARHNGHADLIRERVDGAIGD
- a CDS encoding tetratricopeptide repeat protein, which codes for MAERQGQAAVDGLLTRIGQAVMLHHAGDREEARQRFLDLWTEIGEDGDPLHRCTLAHYMADTQDDPFDELAWDLRALTAAEELTNDRLQAYEGALAVRALYPSLHLNLAADYVKLGRTEAARTHLRRARGASDALGDDGYGDGVRGAISRLELRLGEGDGAGGRA
- a CDS encoding Gfo/Idh/MocA family protein — translated: MKVGCIGLGDIAQKAYLPVLGSRPDVELHLQTRTPATLARVADSLHLPAGQRHADLDALLAVGLDAAFVHAPTAVHPEIVTRLLEAGVPTYVDKPLAYELADSERLVELAEARDISLVVGFNRRYAPGYAQCADHPRELILMQKNRIGLPEEPRSMILDDFIHVVDTLRFLVPGPIDDVTVRARTENGLLHHVVLQLAGDGFTALGVMNRLSGSAEEVLEVSGQDTKRQVVNLAEVIDHKGQPTVRRRGDWVPVARQRGIEQAVLAFLDAVRAGKVLSARDALATHELCERVVRAVRERAA
- the lnt gene encoding apolipoprotein N-acyltransferase is translated as MKTFGHRLASPWRRSTAAALAGALPVLAFPAPSLWWFAYVALVPWILLIRSAPTGKRAAYDGWCGGFGFMLAMHHWLLPSLHVFTFVIAALLGALWAPWGLLVRRCLAGAPSWGRIAAALVVLPSGWLAVELVRSWQGLGGPWGVLGASQWQVEPALRLASVGGVWLLSFLVVTVNVAVAVLAAVRASRVPAVAALAATAVAASAAWVWSPRPDTGRQARIAVVQPGVVKGGDQRFVREEQLTRELAGRDVDLIVWGESSVGFDLGDRPDLARRIAALSRETGADILVNVDARRSDRPGIYKSSVLVGPGGPTGDRYDKMRLVPFGEYIPARSLLGWATSVGKAAGEDRRKGSGQVVMDVGHGLRIGPMVCFETAFPDMTRHLTEDGADILVGQSATSTFQQSWAPGQHATLAALRAAETGRPMVHATLTGVSAVYDASGRRIGPWLGTDASTTRVYEVPLAGGVTPYVRYGDWVLHGVLLVLAGWAVAEGARLLRLRRPAPAPPVPPVRTVRESPARPGR